The genomic DNA GGCTATGTGGCAATCGGGATGTTCTTTTTCGCACTTTTGGACGTGGGCGGGATAGGAACTTCCTTGCTTAAATAAGTTACGACTTTCTCATCGAAACGATGATGTCGTTTTTCTTTATTTTATCCACCACATCCATTCCTTTCACTACGCGACCGAATGCGCAATAATTTCCATCGAGCCGAAACGCATCCTTGCGAAGAATAAACATTTGAGAATCTCCGCCTACTTTCAAACCCGTGCTGGCGAGCCCGAGAGTACCGCGAGAGAATCGAATCCCCGTATCCTCGAAAGGAACATTTTTACCCGACCCCCCCGTTCCAATGGGATGTTTTGCTTTCGCAGGATTGCGCGAACCCGGATCGCCCCACTGCACCACCCAATCTTCTACACGATGAAACCTCTGACCGTCGTAGAATTTCTTATCGATCAAAGAGAGAATATGAGCCGTTGTTTTAGGAGCCTTCGAAGGATAAAGTTCGAGAACTACGGTTCCTCTATTCTTGATTTTCATCGTCACCTTGATATTTTTCGATACCGGTTTTTTCGGAACTACTTTAGGCTCGAGCGTTTGTACACTCCGTTGCTTCGGCACGCCGAAAGCGAAAATCGAAAATAAAAGCACGATTCCCGACAAAACGTAAACGGCTTTTCTCATACGAGAGGATTATACACGCTTATGCCATACTGATTTCTGGCGTGCCTAACGCTGGCTCTCAGGAAAAAACTCTTCGTCTACCCATGCCGTTGCAGGCACTTCGGCATCGGGATTTTCGTTTATGGTGGATTGGCGCTTTTCTTTCCTTTGTCGGAACTTGGGTGCAGAACACGGGACAGCAGTGGTTGGTTTACGAACTCACAGGTAGCGAAACGGCGTTAGGTTTATTGACGTTTCTCCAATCCGCTCCGATGTTTCTTTTAGGTCCCTTGGGGGGATGGCTCGCAGACCACTGCAACAAGCGAATCGTTTTAATCACCGCTTCTTCTATTTTCGCATTA from Fimbriimonadales bacterium includes the following:
- a CDS encoding peptidylprolyl isomerase encodes the protein MRKAVYVLSGIVLLFSIFAFGVPKQRSVQTLEPKVVPKKPVSKNIKVTMKIKNRGTVVLELYPSKAPKTTAHILSLIDKKFYDGQRFHRVEDWVVQWGDPGSRNPAKAKHPIGTGGSGKNVPFEDTGIRFSRGTLGLASTGLKVGGDSQMFILRKDAFRLDGNYCAFGRVVKGMDVVDKIKKNDIIVSMRKS